The genomic region TCCAACCCATTACTATGGCCCACTGTATTGCTCTTTCCGTTTTTAACCTTAACCGTATGGTATCTATGATAAAGAGTAGCATAAGCAGTACATTAACCCCGATGAGTAATCCCATTGCGGCGAAAAGCAACCCGTCAAACAAAGAACTTTGATTGTAATGGGATTGTACCCCGCGTGATGCTTGAAAAACGATAATCCCTATCTCAAACAACAATGTAAACGATGTAAGGTTGTTTATTATGTTCTTCTTTATTTTACCATACGGATAAAGGGTTATTAGATAGCCTACCGTTAATATGTAAATACCGCCAGAGATGGAAAACTTAAAGGGTTTTACCCAAACGTTCAGGCCCATGAGCATACGGTCATCAACCCAAAAACCGATGAAACATGCGGTTGCCAGTGCCAAATGTATAAGCACTATGCCGTATAATATGGGACTACTTTTCTTTACGGTACCGAATACGTGCTTTAAGTATTTCATGGGTTGATTTTTTTAAGTGATTTAATGGTCATAAACAATAAAAAACCGACGGGTCCCAACATAAATGTTAGCAATAGGCATGGTACTATCAACACGTGGTGGATTCCCAATTTTTTATTTTCGTTTAAAATCCACATACCTATGAGAAGGTCAAAGGCGAGATAATGCACCCATCCGGCCAATACGGCATTCTCTTTGGTAAATAATTCCATTACACTGGCGAGACTACCAAAATCCATACCTCCCGTGCGTATGGCTATACATATATAAATCGCATATACGATTGCCAAGAGCAAGGGTATTATCTTAAAATCGATTAGGAAACGGGTTACTTTCCATTTGGGCAACACGATCATTAAAATCCACATGGGCAAGGCCGCCATGTTCACTATTGAAAAAACTTCGGTTGGTGTCATACTCTTGGTGTTTGGCTATTATTTAATCAGTGGTTCAAAAATGTGGATATTGGGCAACATACAAAATAAATTTACTCTCAACTGTTGATAAATAGACTTGAACTGATAGTGCGCCGCTTCAATTGCCATTGAGATTGATACAATCGATACCTTTAAAATCCATCAAATTCTGTTACTTTGTATACTATAAAAAATACATATGAAGACTCCGAACTGGCAAACTGCCCTAGAATTTGAGGATATTACCTATAAAAAAAGTAACAGTGTGGCACGTATTGCCTTTAATCGGCCAAACGTACGCAATGCGTTTCGCCCCAATACCACGAGTGAACTCATAAAGGCTTTTTATGATGCCCAAGAAGATACTTCAATTGGCGTAGTGTTGCTTTCCGCAGAAGGCCCATCCACCAAAGACGGTATCTGGTCTTTTTGTAGCGGTGGCGACCAAAAGGCAAGGGGGCACCAAGGCTACGTGGGGCAGGACGGACAGCATCGTCTGAACATACTGGAAGTACAGCGAATGATTCGGTTTATGCCCAAGGCGGTCATTGCGGTAGTGCCCGGGTGGGCCGTTGGCGGCGGCCATAGCTTGCACGTTGTATGCGATATGACCTTGGCCAGTAAGGAACATGCCATTTTTAAACAGACCGATGCCGATGTCACCAGTTTTGATGGGGGGTACGGTTCGGCCTATTTGGCCAAAATGGTAGGGCAGAAAAAAGCTAGGGAAATCTTTTTCTTGGGACGTAATTACTCTGCGCAAGAGGCCTTTGAGATGGGCATGGTGAATGCTGTAATTCCACACGATGACCTAGAGGCTACCGCCTATCAATGGGCGCAGGAAATCCTGGAAAAATCCCCAACGTCTATAAAAATGTTGAAATTCGCCATGAACCTTACTGATGATGGTATGGTCGGGCAGCAAGTCTTTGCCGGTGAGGCCACACGCCTGGCGTATATGACCGATGAGGCCAAAGAGGGTAGGGACGCCTTTTTGGAAAAGCGCAAACCTAATTTTGGCGAAAATAAATGGTTGCCTTGATTTGGTTTCCGGTTACTGTATCAGTTCGATACCGGTCGAGAACTTCTGAATAAAGCTCTATTTACCGATTCAACAAAACATTCTTCACCATTGTGAATACATCAGAAGTTACATATAAGTTAAGCCACAAAAGAGTTGATGTCCCAAACTAAAAAGAGTCCTCTCTTTCGATGAGGACTCTTTTACGAGAACACTATATGAAAATGAAAAAATTAACTAATTCTTGTTTTATTTTTATTACACGGTAAACATACCAACATTCATTTGTAACTTGAAATTATTGTTGTGACATGCACCATAGCTGTTGTGAAACATCAATTGAACAAGGTTAGCCTTAAAAAAACACCATCATTTATCAAAGCTTACTTAATCGCTGAAACGATTTTGCGTAAAAAGACATTACTGTCAAACGCATCTTCATTAGCGAGCCCCGTACGCACCACCACCAAGTCTTTTGAAGGTATGATAAATACCCGTTGCCCTTGAAATCCGTTGGCGGAATATAGGTCTTTGGGCACATCGGGATATTTACCTCCGGCGTTCAGCCAAAAATGGGCGCCGTATACACCATCGGAGTGTTCGGTCGGCTTTGTAACATAATCCACCCATTGCGGAGAAAAAATCCGCTCACCGTTCCAGTTGCCCCTATTCAAATACAATAGCCCAAACTTGGCCCAATCCCTCGTGTTGGCCCATGCATAGGACGAGCCCACAAAATTTCCCATCATATCGGTTTCGATAAGCATCGAGTGCATCCCGATTTTATCGATAAGGGCGGTGTAGGGAAAATCCAAATATTTTTGATGAGTATCAAACTGTTTTCGCAACTCACCCGATAACAAATTGGTCGTGCCCGAAGAATAGTTCCATACTTCCCCCGGTGGGGCGATGACTTTTTTCTTTGCTTGGGCCAAAGTCATATCACTTTCCATAAAAAGCATTTTGGTCACATCGGATATCGATGCATAATCCTCGTCCCATTCCAGACCGCTCTGCATGCGCAATAAATGGTTCAGCGTAATGCCCATTTTGGTGTTTTTCATGCGTATGTCATCACCAAAAGGTTTATGATCTAGGGCTATCTTCCCTTCGTATTGTAGAATACCATACAACGTACCAAGAATACTTTTGGTCATGGACCAACCGAGAATGGGGGTTTCTTCGTCAAAACCATCCAAATATCTTTCGGCAACAATTTCATTTTTGTATACCACCAAAACGGTACGTGTCTTTTGCGTTTCATAATTCGAGAATGCATAGTCCAGCGCATCATTGAGTTTGTCATACTCTATATTGTCAAAAACGGTATCTTTTTTTCCATTGTTCCCGTAAGGAAAGGGAAGATTGTTTTTGAGCTGGGTTCGCTTAGGCTTTAAAGGTATTTTTGATGCGTCGTACTCCTCGTTTACCAAAACGCAGCCCAAGCCCTCTCTACATATGGTTTCCCGCTGCATGAGACCAAAAACGGATGCTTTTGCTTTCGCTTTGCCCATAGATACATCTGCCAGTCGTATCAAGGGCATATCGTTTTCGTTCTGAACGACGGATTCCGCGCCCCTTTCGGCAATAAAAACGGTCGAGGCCATATTCTTTGAGGCAAACCCCGAAATGAGGTTGAGCTTGGGATAGTTGTAGGCAACAGTGGCAATTAAAACCAACAGCAACACAAGTAAAAATCGTTTTAAAATCTTCATGAACGGTTTGTTTATCAAAATACCCCAAAAGGCTTTGGTTTTCATCAAATAACATTATAAGCCGTGATAAGCCTGAGTATTAAAATCTTGATTATCGAGTAAAAAGTGTAATTTTAGAAATGTCAAAAGTAAGTATTTAATACATGTCGAACATCGGTTTAATCATAGAAGAGAGAAGTAGGGATATCGGGGATTTCTTGGTAGGTAGATTAATACCCTTTCGTAAAAAACGGATGATAGGACCTTTTATCTTCATAGACCATATGGGCCCTACCCAATTGGGACCAAATACGTATATGGATGTTGACCAACATCCGCATATAGGGCTTTCTACCTTGACTTTTATGTTGGAAGGCGAGTTAATGCACGAGGATAGTATGGGCACCAAACAACGTATTCGCCCGGGTTCCGTCAATTGGATGGTTGCGGGTAAAGGAGTGTCGCATACCGAACGAACACCGTCAGATTTGCGAAACGGTACGGTTTTTACGGCGCACGGTTATCAAATATGGGTAGCCTTACCTATGCACTTAGAGGATGTTGCGCCAGAGTTCCATCATTTTGAGCCCTCGGAACTGCCGACTTGGAAAGATGGTTTTGCGGAGTTTAAACTCATTGCAGGGAAAGGGTATGGCAAAGAATCGCCAGTACCGGTACATTCCCCGCTGTTTATGGTAGAAATCAAGACCACCCACACCTATGAATTGAATACAAAAGACCATTTAAGAGGAGAAATCGGTATTTGTATCGTGGAAGGCAGTATCGAAGCTTGCGGTGAGATCATACAAAAGGGTAATATCGTGGTTTCAAAAGTAGAGGACACCTGTCACACCGTTCTAAGACCCAACACACATATTCTTTTATTCGGTGGGGAAGTATTTCCCGAAGAAAGGCATATCTATTGGAATTTTGTTTCTTCGGATAAGGAAAAAATTGAAATCGCGAAACAAAAATGGGCACAAAAGACTTTTCCTATGATGCAAAACGATGACACTTACGTGCCATTGCCCCGTTCATAGTTTTTCCCAAGTGCGGTCGGGGCCTAATTTAAAACTCCCCAAATGTTCAAAATTGCACTCATCCGGTAAAATTAGGGATAAAAAAGTGCTCTCATCCTTTGATTTATAGAGGTGATACGTTTTACCGACTATGGGTTCAAAACTAAATTTTGCATTGTAAACCAATCTGTTGTACTCAAATTCTTCCATCATTTTGGAATATTCGGCCTGAATGGATTCATATTTTGCCTTAAATTGGTTGTTCGCACTTACAATGTTGGTGTTTTTCCATGAGGTAACATCGGGCGGAGTGATTTTTGGGGCCGAAACACCGCTGGCATATGGTAACAGTTTCGCGTTGTAAGATTGGTTGTCTTCGTCAAAAACAACATTGTCAGGCTTTTTTTCTTTTGTCATCTGTTTACGTTTATCAACTTTACAAGGTCAGATGTAATTCGTCTAATAACAACACCATCACACGCATGTGGATTTGTTACGACTCATTTCATAGCGCTACAAAATTAAAGAAAAAGCAGGGATAATATTTTATTGGGAAAAGTATAGCTGACTTTATTCGTAAATTTAAGCCATGCGATTTGTGGTCAAACTAGTTCTCTTAGCTCTGTTTTCTTTCCTTTTTTCATGTAAAAACGAAAATAGGGACGAAACGGACCCTTATGTTTGGATTCCCATACAGGTAAATGTTTCCGCTTATAATTCCGTTACATGGCAGACCGATGGGCAACCCAATATCGCCGCTTGGGGCGATACCTTAAAGCCAAACATGAAGGCAATTGCCGTTTCACGTGATTTACTTAAAAAAGGACTCTCCCATAATACCATGGTCCAAATCGAATCTTTGCCCGACACTTTTTTGGTGAAAGATAAAATGCATTGGAAATGGCGAAATAAAATTGATATTTTTATGGGGAAAGATGTAAAAAGGGCGAGAGAATGGGGGAGAAAAAAATTGGCCATAAAATTTAGGATATTGAAGGATAGTATTAACGGTGACAACCCATGAAAAATAGACTTGTATCTTTTTTGTTGATAGCGATCGTTCTCTCTTGTAGACCATCTATCGAAATAACGGATAAACCCATTACTTTTGATGAAGAGCGAAAAGCATTGACCTTGCAGTATTTGTCTTCCCATTATGGGTTGGAAAAAGAAGAGCCGAGCATCACCCCAAAAATGATAGTATTGCATTGGACGGTCATTCCCACGTTGGAAAAGTCATTCAATGCTTTTGACCCGGTTAAGTTGCCCAACTGGCGGCCTGACATTGAAAAGGCAAGCGCATTGAATGTTTCTTCTCAATTTTTAGTGGATAGGGACGGCACTATTTACAGATTAATGCCCGAAACCGTAATGGCAAGACATGTAATTGGACTCAACCACTGCGCCATAGGAGTTGAAAATGTTGGTGGTACCAAGGAATTTCCCTTGACCGAGGCACAATTGCAATCCAATATTAAGTTGGTAAATTACCTGACTAAAAAGTACGATATTGAATATCTGATCGGCCATTACGAATACACCCTGTTTGAAAACCATAGGTTGTGGTTGGAAAAGGATGCTGGTTATCGCACAAAAAAGACCGACCCGGGAGAGGGTTTTATGGCCAATGTAAGAGAGGCTTCAAAACATTTAAATTTTAAACCGTTACCAAAGCAATGATTTTATGAAGCGCATTGTATCACTATTATTTTTAATCACTTATGTGTGTTCGGCACAAGAAACCGCAATCACTTCTTCTTTATACGATACTTATGATAAGTATAAAGAGGTCACATTGAACAAAAGGCGAATAAAGCATCATGAACTACAACCACTTCTTGCCAAATACCGTGACAATCCAAAATTTACCGTTCAAGAAGTCGGATCTTCGATTGAAGGCAGGGATTTATCTTTGGTGAGTATAGGAAAAGGAGATATAGATGTTTTTTTATGGTCTCAAATGCACGGTGACGAGCCTACGGCAACACAAGCGATATTCGATATCCTCAACTTTTTGGACAGTGATGATTTTAAAACAGAGAAAGATGAGATTTTGAATAATCTCACAGTCCATTTTTTGCCTATGCTCAATCCTGACGGTGCCGAGGTGTTTCAGCGCAGAAACAGGTTGGGCATTGATATCAATAGGGATGCCTTACATTTACAATCCCCCGAAGGCCAAACCCTAAAACGGGTCAGGGATAGTTTAAATGCCGATTTTGGATTTAACCTTCATGATCAGAGCACCTACTACAATGCAGAACGCACAAATAAGCCCGCTACGATTTCATATTTGGCCCCAGCCTTTAACTATGAAAAGGATATCGACAAAAAGAGGGGCGATGCTATGAAAATCATTGTTTTTATGAATGCTATAATTCAAGAATACGCTCCGGGTCAAGTAGGCAGATATAATGACGATTTTGAGCCGAGGGCCTTTGGGGACAATATTCAAAAATGGGGTACAAGCACCATCTTAATTGAATCAGGCGGTTTCCTAGACGATATAGAAAAGCAGGAGATCCGTAAATTAAATTATGTTTCCATATTATCGGCCTTACATACAATCGCTAAGGGCAGTTACAATGATATTTCTATCTCTGATTATGAAAAGATTCCAGAGAACGATAGGAAACTCTTCAATTTAAAAATTGAAAATGCCACATATGAGCTTTTGGGAAAACCCTACATACTTGATATTGGCATGAACCGCTTGGAAGTGAATACAGCGGAATATAAGGACTTTTGGTATAGTAGCCGAATTATAGACCAAGGTGACCTATCAACCTTTTACGGTTATGAAACCCTAGATGCTACCGGTTATACCCTCAGGTCGGGAAAGGTGTATCCTGAAGTATTGCAGTCCGTTGACCAATTGAATACTATTGACCCCATGGCGCTTTTGAAAAAAGGATATACCTACATAAAGATGAAAACGATACCATCTCAATTAATTTCGTCTCCAATTCCGTTACATTTAGTTGGCACATCGTTTAAATTGCCCGATTTTGATATCAGGGTAGGTGCTAACCCAACCTTTTTACTGGAGAAAAACGGAGCGCTTGAATACGCTGTTATCAATGGATTTCTAATCGATTTAAAAACAGAAAAGGGCGATTTTAAAAATGCCATGATTTATAGATAATTTAAATCAGTATCCAAATCTAATGGTCATTTGTGAACCATAAGCGATTAAAACAATAAGCATCACCAGTAATGTGGATACTATGGTCATAAAAATGGATAGGGTAGTGGCCTTATACCATTTTGGCATGCCGTTTAGGGTGCTGTTTTGAATAATTGTGTTGAGTACATCCATGATTTCTTCTTTTTACATTAAACTTCATCATAGTTTTTAGGATGTAGGCGATCATATTTGTTTGGGTGTTCTATACTAAAAACAATTACCGGGCCAAAAACCCGAACCCATTTTGGTTGTCTTGGATGTACTGCATAAAAAAAGGATGAACCGCAGTTCATCCTTTTTTAAATTTTGTGTTAGACTAATTAGACTATACGTTACATGCTTTCAGCATCTAAAAGTGCAAAGAACTTATCCAGGTTCGGGATAATCACAATTTTGGTACGTCTGTTTTTGGCCATGTTCTCCTTGGAATCATTCTCTACCAAAGGTAAATAGCTACTTCTACCGGCAGCAATCATTTTGGCCGGGTCTACGTTATATTCGTTTTGTAACTTTCTTACGATAGATGTGGCACGTTTTACACTTAAATCCCAGTTATCCTCCAATACTGCCGTATTTATGGTTCTAGAATCGGTATGGCCTTCTACCATAACTTCCATACTTGGTTCGGAATTGATGACCTCTGCCAGTTTACCTAGTATGGTTGATGCCTTGTTGCTTATCTTGTAGCTTCCGCTGTTGAACAAAAGCTTGTCGGAAATATTGATCATAACAACAGTCTTATCAATATTTACGTCAACATCATCTTCCTCATCAGAGATGGACTTTTTTAAATTATAGGAAACGGCCAAGTTCATAGAGTCTTGCAAGGTTTTCGCTTCCGCTAATTTGGCAGGGTCAACTTTTGCCAAGGTGGCCCTCATCTTCGCTTTGGTATTGTTGCTCATAACCGCAACATCTTCAACCGATGCGTACTGTGCGTCATTTACCTCTTTGAGCGAATTTATTTTTTCATTGTATTCGGTGACCCGAGCCTCTATTTTTGCCATTTTGGTCTCCAAGTCTTCTTTTTCGGCTTGAGTTTTGACCAGGGTACTTTTGGTATCGGACAAATCGTTCTCCAATGCTACATATTTTTTCTTGGATACGCATGATGCCAACACGAATACGGAAAGTGTACTTACAAAAATTGATTTTTTCATTGTGTAGTGATATTAAATTTTCGTTTGGTTGTAGATACGGAACAAAAACGAATATGGATGTTAATGGAATGACAACAGGAGAAAAAAGAAGCGGTTAATAGAACTACATCATTGATTTACAACCTACAGTACATTTGGCTTTACAATAAAAAAGATGCCTTTAGAGCATCTTTCTTATTTATGATATTGTGCTTGAAATTTATTCGCAGCCCCCGGTAAAACCATTGGCGTTGAACTTGGTTTGTACGGCACCTTCCAAATTACCGCTTTTCAATTGTATGGCCAGGTTGTTATCGCCACTCCCGTCACGTTTTGGGCTACAATATTCAAACAGGTAAAAACTATTGGCTCTTTCGGAAACCTTTTGCGAAATCTCGTTAAAGGTGGTTTCCAGCTCTTCTTTGTTGTTGGCGAACACACTTGCCGTTTTGCCTATATCCATTAATACTTGTGTGTCGATTTCGGCACCTAGCCCTATCGTGAAAAAAGAAATGTTTTCATTGGCATTATCCACCTTTTCTTGGGCCGAAGCTCTGGTAAACCTTGATGCTTGGTCCGTACCATCGGTAAAAATGACGACCGATGCAGCACCGATTTTCCCACCTTCGGTACTCTCCGCCAACACATTGGAGGCAATATCGGTTGATTTGATTACCGCACCGTAAAGATCTGTAGATGGGTCGTTGCTGATATCATCGGTAATACCTTCGATTGCTGCGGTAAGTTCTGTTTTTGATGCCGTTAAAGGGTTCAATAGGTGCAATTCATCTTCTCCGTCAAACCAATAGATGGCCATTTTAAATGCTTCGTTGGTAGTCGCCGGCATTACATTGTCAACAAAACTTATACTGGCCGATTTTAATTCGTCTAAGCTGCTGCTCAGCACACTATTGCTCAA from Costertonia aggregata harbors:
- a CDS encoding 3D domain-containing protein, with product MRFVVKLVLLALFSFLFSCKNENRDETDPYVWIPIQVNVSAYNSVTWQTDGQPNIAAWGDTLKPNMKAIAVSRDLLKKGLSHNTMVQIESLPDTFLVKDKMHWKWRNKIDIFMGKDVKRAREWGRKKLAIKFRILKDSINGDNP
- a CDS encoding vWA domain-containing protein, producing the protein MKLFTKLFALFFTATLVLSCGNSDDDVDFLLNPGGKFGKGGQVDDCLGFGENELILSIQEQFTTLPGKVSILFRVSDVDDNPISGLTADQFTIFEQGRNDDCFNTISKSESQARISPNSQIFSTNTLLVLDLSNSVLSSSLDELKSASISFVDNVMPATTNEAFKMAIYWFDGEDELHLLNPLTASKTELTAAIEGITDDISNDPSTDLYGAVIKSTDIASNVLAESTEGGKIGAASVVIFTDGTDQASRFTRASAQEKVDNANENISFFTIGLGAEIDTQVLMDIGKTASVFANNKEELETTFNEISQKVSERANSFYLFEYCSPKRDGSGDNNLAIQLKSGNLEGAVQTKFNANGFTGGCE
- a CDS encoding 1,4-dihydroxy-2-naphthoyl-CoA synthase — translated: MKTPNWQTALEFEDITYKKSNSVARIAFNRPNVRNAFRPNTTSELIKAFYDAQEDTSIGVVLLSAEGPSTKDGIWSFCSGGDQKARGHQGYVGQDGQHRLNILEVQRMIRFMPKAVIAVVPGWAVGGGHSLHVVCDMTLASKEHAIFKQTDADVTSFDGGYGSAYLAKMVGQKKAREIFFLGRNYSAQEAFEMGMVNAVIPHDDLEATAYQWAQEILEKSPTSIKMLKFAMNLTDDGMVGQQVFAGEATRLAYMTDEAKEGRDAFLEKRKPNFGENKWLP
- a CDS encoding ABA4-like family protein, coding for MTPTEVFSIVNMAALPMWILMIVLPKWKVTRFLIDFKIIPLLLAIVYAIYICIAIRTGGMDFGSLASVMELFTKENAVLAGWVHYLAFDLLIGMWILNENKKLGIHHVLIVPCLLLTFMLGPVGFLLFMTIKSLKKINP
- a CDS encoding DUF2452 domain-containing protein, translated to MTKEKKPDNVVFDEDNQSYNAKLLPYASGVSAPKITPPDVTSWKNTNIVSANNQFKAKYESIQAEYSKMMEEFEYNRLVYNAKFSFEPIVGKTYHLYKSKDESTFLSLILPDECNFEHLGSFKLGPDRTWEKL
- a CDS encoding M14 family zinc carboxypeptidase, yielding MKRIVSLLFLITYVCSAQETAITSSLYDTYDKYKEVTLNKRRIKHHELQPLLAKYRDNPKFTVQEVGSSIEGRDLSLVSIGKGDIDVFLWSQMHGDEPTATQAIFDILNFLDSDDFKTEKDEILNNLTVHFLPMLNPDGAEVFQRRNRLGIDINRDALHLQSPEGQTLKRVRDSLNADFGFNLHDQSTYYNAERTNKPATISYLAPAFNYEKDIDKKRGDAMKIIVFMNAIIQEYAPGQVGRYNDDFEPRAFGDNIQKWGTSTILIESGGFLDDIEKQEIRKLNYVSILSALHTIAKGSYNDISISDYEKIPENDRKLFNLKIENATYELLGKPYILDIGMNRLEVNTAEYKDFWYSSRIIDQGDLSTFYGYETLDATGYTLRSGKVYPEVLQSVDQLNTIDPMALLKKGYTYIKMKTIPSQLISSPIPLHLVGTSFKLPDFDIRVGANPTFLLEKNGALEYAVINGFLIDLKTEKGDFKNAMIYR
- a CDS encoding OmpA/MotB family protein, whose product is MKKSIFVSTLSVFVLASCVSKKKYVALENDLSDTKSTLVKTQAEKEDLETKMAKIEARVTEYNEKINSLKEVNDAQYASVEDVAVMSNNTKAKMRATLAKVDPAKLAEAKTLQDSMNLAVSYNLKKSISDEEDDVDVNIDKTVVMINISDKLLFNSGSYKISNKASTILGKLAEVINSEPSMEVMVEGHTDSRTINTAVLEDNWDLSVKRATSIVRKLQNEYNVDPAKMIAAGRSSYLPLVENDSKENMAKNRRTKIVIIPNLDKFFALLDAESM
- a CDS encoding N-acetylmuramoyl-L-alanine amidase, with the translated sequence MKNRLVSFLLIAIVLSCRPSIEITDKPITFDEERKALTLQYLSSHYGLEKEEPSITPKMIVLHWTVIPTLEKSFNAFDPVKLPNWRPDIEKASALNVSSQFLVDRDGTIYRLMPETVMARHVIGLNHCAIGVENVGGTKEFPLTEAQLQSNIKLVNYLTKKYDIEYLIGHYEYTLFENHRLWLEKDAGYRTKKTDPGEGFMANVREASKHLNFKPLPKQ
- a CDS encoding pirin family protein, which produces MSNIGLIIEERSRDIGDFLVGRLIPFRKKRMIGPFIFIDHMGPTQLGPNTYMDVDQHPHIGLSTLTFMLEGELMHEDSMGTKQRIRPGSVNWMVAGKGVSHTERTPSDLRNGTVFTAHGYQIWVALPMHLEDVAPEFHHFEPSELPTWKDGFAEFKLIAGKGYGKESPVPVHSPLFMVEIKTTHTYELNTKDHLRGEIGICIVEGSIEACGEIIQKGNIVVSKVEDTCHTVLRPNTHILLFGGEVFPEERHIYWNFVSSDKEKIEIAKQKWAQKTFPMMQNDDTYVPLPRS
- a CDS encoding serine hydrolase domain-containing protein, with protein sequence MKTKAFWGILINKPFMKILKRFLLVLLLVLIATVAYNYPKLNLISGFASKNMASTVFIAERGAESVVQNENDMPLIRLADVSMGKAKAKASVFGLMQRETICREGLGCVLVNEEYDASKIPLKPKRTQLKNNLPFPYGNNGKKDTVFDNIEYDKLNDALDYAFSNYETQKTRTVLVVYKNEIVAERYLDGFDEETPILGWSMTKSILGTLYGILQYEGKIALDHKPFGDDIRMKNTKMGITLNHLLRMQSGLEWDEDYASISDVTKMLFMESDMTLAQAKKKVIAPPGEVWNYSSGTTNLLSGELRKQFDTHQKYLDFPYTALIDKIGMHSMLIETDMMGNFVGSSYAWANTRDWAKFGLLYLNRGNWNGERIFSPQWVDYVTKPTEHSDGVYGAHFWLNAGGKYPDVPKDLYSANGFQGQRVFIIPSKDLVVVRTGLANEDAFDSNVFLRKIVSAIK